One segment of Theobroma cacao cultivar B97-61/B2 chromosome 9, Criollo_cocoa_genome_V2, whole genome shotgun sequence DNA contains the following:
- the LOC18590031 gene encoding pentatricopeptide repeat-containing protein DOT4, chloroplastic — MHVKPCHCNLTKTLLSLCSKSNSFLHIKQTHALAILHGVLPTNVPLSAALILRYATFNSPSNCHLLFQQTLPYSQTPFLWNTFIRALSVARIYHDGFQFHIYNTMLRTGIKPDDHTFPFILKACADAFCFQKGLEIHGTVIKTGFGSDILLGNTLLLFHGNFGGLNEARKVFDEMRDRDVVSWNTVLGVVSINGSYLEALNLFSQMNLNSGIRPNTVTFVSLLPVCGGVGDDGLVRQIHGTVVKVGLEFEVGIGNALVDAYGKCRNAKDSERVFDEMVEKNVVSWNARITSLAYVGLNKDALDMFRLMMKVGLTPDSITISSMIPVLVELEYFNLAKEIHGFSLRIAIEHDVFISNSLIDMYAKSGHSSAASNVFQKMKVRNVVSWNAMVANFAQNRLELEAIALLREMQTHGEFPDSITLTNVLPACGRVGFLQNGKEIHGRTVRLGSNFDLFVSNALTDMYAKCGYLNLAENVFKNSLKDVVSYNILIVSYSQTSDWSKSVSLFSEMGLISINHDVVSFMGVISACANQAAFKQGKEIHGLAVRKHAHTHLFVANSLLDFYVKCGRIDLASKVFDQIQCKDIVSWNAMILGYGMLGQLNIAISLFEAMRKDGIEYDSVSYIAILSACSHGGLVEKGREYFEEMKAQKIKPTHMHYACMVDLLGRAGLLQEAAELIKSLPITPDANIWGALLGACRIFGNVELGCWAAENLFKLKPQDSGYYTILSNLFAEAGKWDDANRIRELMKLRGARKNPGCSWVHIQDQVHAFVAGQRLEKLDPALWLAEYS; from the coding sequence ATGCACGTAAAACCGTGTCACTGTAACCTAACCAAAACTCTACTCTCACTCTGCTCCAAATCCAACTCTTTTCTACACATCAAACAAACTCACGCCTTAGCCATTCTCCATGGCGTCCTCCCCACCAATGTTCCTCTCTCCGCCGCTCTCATTCTCCGCTACGCCACCTTCAATTCCCCTTCGAATTGTCACCTTTTATTCCAACAAACTCTTCCGTATTCTCAAACACCCTTCTTATGGAATACCTTCATCCGTGCTTTGTCCGTTGCTAGAATTTATCACGACGGATTtcaatttcatatttataatACAATGCTTCGAACCGGAATAAAACCGGATGATCAtacttttccttttattctcAAGGCCTGTGCCGATgccttttgttttcaaaaggGTTTGGAGATTCATGGGACTGTTATTAAAACTGGGTTTGGTTCAGATATTCTATTAGGGAATACCCTTTTGTTGTTTCATGGTAATTTTGGGGGTTTGAACGAAGCGAGGAaagtgtttgatgaaatgcgTGACAGAGATGTTGTGTCGTGGAATACGGTTCTTGGGGTTGTTTCCATTAATGGCAGTTACTTGGAGGCGCTTAATTTGTTCTCCCAGATGAATTTGAATTCTGGGATTAGGCCCAACACGGTTACTTTTGTCAGTTTGTTGCCTGTTTGTGGAGGGGTTGGAGATGACGGGTTGGTGAGGCAGATTCATGGGACTGTTGTTAAGGTTGGTTTAGAATTTGAGGTTGGTATTGGGAATGCATTGGTTGATGCATATGGGAAATGTAGGAATGCGAAGGACTCGGAGCgagtttttgatgaaatggtGGAAAAGAATGTGGTTTCTTGGAATGCCAGAATTACTAGTCTAGCTTACGTGGGACTTAATAAGGATGCGTTGGATATGTTTAGGTTAATGATGAAGGTAGGGCTGACACCTGATTCCATCACTATTTCAAGTATGATACCGGTGCTGGTTGAATTAGAATATTTCAATTTAGCAAAGGAGATTCATGGTTTCAGTTTGAGAATTGCTATTGAACATGATGTTTTCATTTCGAACTCATTGATTGATATGTATGCAAAATCAGGTCATTCAAGTGCAGCTTCAAATGTGTTTCAGAAAATGAAGGTGAGAAATGTTGTTTCATGGAATGCCATGGTTGCCAATTTTGCTCAAAATAGGCTTGAATTAGAAGCTATAGCACTACTAAGAGAAATGCAAACTCATGGTGAGTTTCCAGATTCTATTACCTTAACAAATGTTCTTCCAGCTTGTGGACGAGTAGGGTTTCttcaaaatggaaaagaaattcatGGTAGGACAGTTCGTCTGGGGTCCAACTTTGATCTGTTTGTTTCCAATGCTCTGACAGACATGTATGCAAAATGTGGATACTTAAATCTTGCTGAAAATGTCTTTAAGAACTCCCTTAAGGATGTAGTCTCTTACAATATTTTGATTGTAAGCTATTCTCAAACTAGTGATTGGTCAAAATCTGTGAGTTTATTCTCAGAAATGGGGCTCATCAGCATCAACCATGATGTAGTTTCATTCATGGGTGTTATTTCGGCCTGTGCAAATCAAGCTGCTTTCAAGCAAGGGAAAGAGATTCATGGACTGGCAGTAAGAAAGCATGCTCATACTCATCTCTTTGTTGCTAACTCCCTTTTGGACTTCTATGTTAAATGTGGACGAATTGACTTAGCTAGTAAGGTCTTTGACCAGATTCAATGCAAGGACATAGTGTCATGGAATGCTATGATATTAGGTTATGGAATGCTAGGTCAATTAAATATAGCCATCAGCCTTTTTGAAGCAATGAGGAAAGATGgcattgaatatgattcagTTTCATATATTGCAATTCTATCAGCTTGTAGCCATGGAGGATTAGTAGAGAAAGGGAGGGAATACTTCGAAGAAATGAAGGCTCAGAAAATTAAGCCAACACATATGCACTATGCATGTATGGTCGATCTACTTGGCCGGGCTGGCCTACTGCAAGAAGCAGCTGAACTTATTAAAAGCCTGCCCATTACCCCAGATGCTAATATTTGGGGTGCTTTACTTGGAGCATGCAGAATCTTCGGAAATGTTGAGCTAGGGTGTTGGGCTGCTGAGAATTTGTTCAAGTTAAAGCCCCAGGATAGTGGATACTATACAATTCTTTCAAACCTGTTTGCTGAAGCAGGGAAATGGGATGACGCAAACAGGATTAGGGAACTGATGAAATTGAGGGGAGCAAGGAAGAACCCTGGCTGTAGTTGGGTTCATATCCAGGACCAAGTACATGCTTTTGTGGCTGGACAAAGACTGGAGAAATTGGATCCAGCTCTCTGGCTTGCTGAGTACAGTTAA
- the LOC18590032 gene encoding uncharacterized protein LOC18590032, with protein MVGPPKKHFLAFLLLLSLCIILLLLCSPHPNTISTQTFPLNAHSILNTPTFSLTIKVLTFNRLNSLTRCLTSLSKAYYLPDHPVHLHIFIDHFPNQSKSGIDPKLQDSLGILQFVDGFEWKWGQKIVHYRTTNVGLQAQWLEAWWPTSDNEFAFVVEDDLELSPLFFKYLRALILNYYYNASNFSPFVYGASLQRPRFVPGKHGNKMLLDSTSGLFLYQLVGTWGQLLFPKPWKEFRLWYDDHKAKGIKPFLEGMVTTGWYKKMGEKIWTPWFIKFIHSRGYFNIYTKFPDEKSLSVSHRDVGVNYGKTAGPDSQLLDVNSLDSNSLEMKSLSTMKWYDFCFREVVPGRVVRNLNDLGSILPSVQTSGTVLLVSLFAASEAVTRNLLCHFERLNIWNYIFIGPATDFLFDLAQRGHPVIDADQFLNNIRAYKSMGIQDLKARFKNDILLKAYVVKKCLEFSYNAWVVDGNMVLVNNDLFLKSIDSTYNFYAGESLDLFFVKNSPSAHKILADDFLYDVAALLDKNSLPTDSRKFVSVMAKLLEKKGFRVKRIDEKSFGEKIGNPNLNRTLETDKRVVYWSRESDIDSIQMRLQELSLWVIDNDSSCTAVVCHKS; from the exons ATGGTGGGCCCTCCAAAGAAACACTTCCTCGCCTTCCTCCTCCTTCTCTCCCTCTGCATCATCCTCCTCCTCCTTTGCTCACCCCACCCAAACACCATCTCTACCCAAACCTTTCCTCTAAATGCCCACTCCATCCTCAACACCCCAACCTTTTCTCTCACCATCAAAGTCCTCACTTTTAACCGCCTCAACTCCCTCACCCGCTGCCTCACCTCTCTTTCCAAAGCCTACTACCTTCCGGACCACCCCGTCCACCTCCACATATTCATCGACCATTTCCCAAACCAATCCAAATCTGGCATCGATCCCAAACTTCAGGACTCGCTTGGAATTCTGCAATTTGTTGATGGGTTTGAGTGGAAATGGGGTCAGAAGATCGTTCATTACAGAACCACCAATGTGGGTCTTCAGGCACAATGGTTAGAAGCCTGGTGGCCAACTTCTGATAATGAGTTTGCCTTTGTTGTGGAAGATGATTTGGAGCTTTCACCGTTGTTTTTTAAGTATTTGAGAGCTTTGATTCTGAACTATTATTACAATGCTTCCAATTTTAGTCCTTTTGTCTATGGGGCTTCTCTTCAGCGCCCAAGGTTTGTTCCAG GTAAACATGGAAACAAGATGCTACTAGATAGCACCTCAGGACTTTTCCTGTACCAACTGGTTGGCACCTGGGGTCAGCTTCTCTTTCCAAAGCCTTGGAAAGAGTTCAGGTTGTGGTACGATGATCACAAAGCCAAAGGGATCAAGCCATTTCTTGAGGGGATG GTTACCACAGGATGGTACAAAAAGATGGGAGAAAAAATATGGACTCCTTGgttcattaaatttattcaCTCTCGTGGCTATTTTAATATCTACACTAAATTTCCGGATGAGAAATCACTTAGTGTCTCCCACAGGGATGTCGGTGTTAACTATGGAAAAACAGCAGGGCCAGACTCTCAACTATTGGATGTAAATTCTCTTGATTCCAATTCTCTGGAAATGAAATCTTTGAGTACTATGAAGTGGTATGATTTCTGTTTCAGGGAAGTAGTTCCAGGAAGAGTTGTAAGGAACTTGAATGATCTTGGGTCTATTCTTCCTTCTGTGCAGACCAGTGGAACTGTTTTGCTTGTCAGCCTATTTGCGGCATCAGAAGCAGTCACTAGAAACCTTCTTTGCCACTTTGAGAGGCTAAATATTTGGAATTACATTTTCATTGGTCCTGCTACTGACTTTCTGTTTGATCTTGCTCAAAGAGGACATCCTGTTATTGATGCAGACCAATTTCTCAACAATATCAGAGCATATAAATCAATGGGAATTCAAGATTTGAAAGCTAGGTTTAAGAATGACATTCTGTTGAAGGCTTATGTTGTCAAAAAATGTCTAGAGTTCAGTTATAACGCTTGGGTAGTGGATGGAAACATGGTTCTTGTCAATAATGATCTGTTTCTTAAGTCTATTGATTCCACATACAACTTCTATGCAGGGGAGAGCTTGGACCTTTTCTTTGTCAAGAACTCACCTTCAGCTCACAAAATTTTGGCTGATGATTTTCTATATGATGTTGCAGCTCTGCTGGATAAAAACTCACTACCTACAGATAGCAGAAAGTTTGTATCTGTAATGGCAAAGTTACTGGAAAAAAAGGGATTTAGAGTTAAGCGTATTGATGAGAAAAGCTTTGGCGAGAAAATTGGTAACCCAAATCTCAATCGAACCTTGGAGACTGATAAAAGGGTGGTTTATTGGTCTAGAGAGTCAGATATAGATTCCATTCAGATGCGGCTTCAAGAATTGAGTCTATGGGTCATAGATAATGACTCTTCCTGCACAGCTGTAGTTTGTCACAAGTCATAG
- the LOC18590033 gene encoding 60S ribosomal protein L7-4 gives MGEEVKAVIPESLLKKRKRNEEWELAKKQELEAAKKKKVESRKLIYNRAKQYAKEYEAQEKELIQLKREAKLKGGFYVDPEAKLLFIVRIRGINAMHPRTRKILQLLRLRQIFNGVFLKVNKATMNMLHRVEPYVTYGYPNLKSVRELIYKRGYGKLNKQRVALTDNEIIEQALGKFGIISVEDLIHEIMTVGPHFKEANNFLWPFKLKAPLGGLKKKRNHYVEGGDAGNRENYINELIRRMN, from the exons ATGGGTGAGGAAGTTAAGGCTGTGATTCCTGAGTCACTCttgaagaagaggaagaggaaTGAAGAATGGGAGCTAGCAAAAAAGCAGGAGCTTGAAGCtgcaaagaagaagaaagttgaAAGCCGCAAGCTTATTTACAATAGGGCTAAGCAATATGCAAAGGAGTACGAGGCTCAG GAAAAAGAGTTGATTCAATTGAAGCGGGAGGCTAAGTTGAAAGGAGGATTTTATGTGGATCCAGAAGCTAAGCTTTTGTTTATTGTTCGCATCCGTGG TATCAATGCCATGCACCCAAGGACAAGAAAGATCTTGCAGCTCTTGCGTTTGAGACAG ATTTTCAATGGTGTTTTTCTTAAAGTGAACAAGGCAACAATGAACATGCTTCACAGGGTTGAACCTTATGTGACTTACGG TTACCCCAATCTCAAGAGCGTGAGGGAGTTGATTTACAAAAGAGGTTATGGGAAGTTGAACAAGCAGCGTGTTGCTTTGACTGACAATGAAATCATTGAGCAg GCTCTGGGAAAGTTTGGCATCATCTCTGTGGAAGATCTTATCCATGAGATCATGACTGTGGGACCTCATTTTAAGGAAGCCAATAACTTCCTCTGGCCATTTAAGCTCAAGGCACCATTGGGTGgtttgaagaagaagagaaaccaCTATGTTGAGGGAGGAGATGCTGGCAACCGTGAGAACTACATCAATGAGCTAATTAGGAGAATGAATTAA